Proteins encoded by one window of Conger conger chromosome 1, fConCon1.1, whole genome shotgun sequence:
- the ppp4r4 gene encoding serine/threonine-protein phosphatase 4 regulatory subunit 4 isoform X6 yields MFLSKMTFNQSSLFGQIDDLQDLAIIERPIRRSLKTAEEIEKLTVDEDLNDIERAVYLLSSGQDVQRASVVVNLPNLVRQNPAETFRRVVPKVREVLHVAGVEMQLAAAGSFLTILQDDIILIQTHTHSILQIVLLNLDHRDAVVSNAWLETLLSAIDALPKETIRQEILNPLVSKAQLSQSVQARLASCRILGKVAGKFESQIVKKDLLPLVRSLCQDVEYEVRSCMCHQLENIARGIGVDHTKAVVLPELVELARDEGSTVRLAAFDTIVNLLEMFDNDDRTRVIFPLVKAFCEKCFKADEAVLASLSFQYGRLCHGLSGSFTEEQHLWFLEFYKKLCILGLHLENGHCESQAYPLELERKYELVRKNCAYNFPAMVLFADPKCFLSELYPTFSSLCNDPEISVRRTVAAGFHEVVKLLGPNVHYIHKELVALLQDDSLEVLDALTNTLQETLELATSRGEGAGTESKQVSVPELIPALAAAEQKMAASLRWRVHEKLLQRYSCLPRIISGDQIYFRFLQRMFTIITTNNALPVQREATRTLCVFLRYNRKLEQRQEIISKVVDQLAQGRSYWNRLRYLDLCEIAMELFSKSYFCKNFLVPALELVNDPVANVRYKLCCLLPRLKSTIRLPTEKPMLQQLEFCVRRLLCREKDKDVVATIRKIVLELDKIDMTEPYHKRHERDLLDQKKEKEENLLLEMLERQQSEGKLTTDKHSEKKRKEMKKAKLARSRSLSSHPTTPKMVNSDKPSKGKETDGCPAPRRASLHPVSDESLRSHHFSTTSTAMSTTPSASMPVLIRSNTTNTLDHRSNGGKDTQSRKLSIQRKSNSFGMQSGRE; encoded by the exons CTCGGGTCAGGATGTACAGCGGGCCAGTGTGGTCGTCAACCTGCCCAACCTGGTACGGCAGAATCCAGCCGAAACCTTCCGGAGGGTCGTGCCAAAAGTCAGG gaagtgctgCACGTTGCCGGGGTGGAGATGCAGCTCGCTGCTGCTGGCTCCTTCCTCACCATCCTCCAGGATGACATCATTCTcatccagacacacacccactccaTCCTGCAGATTGTGCTCCTCAATCTGGATCACAGGGATGCAG TGGTCAGCAATGCGTGGCTGGAAACATTACTATCAGCAATCGATGCTTTACCAAAGGAAACTATCAGGCAAGAG ATCCTGAACCCGCTGGTGTCCAAAGCTCAGCTGTCCCAGTCTGTGCAGGCCCGTCTGGCCAGCTGTCGGATCCTGGGGAAGGTGGCCGGCAAGTTTGAGTCTCAGAT AGTGAAGAAGGACTTGCTGCCTCTGGTCAGGTCGCTGTGTCAGGATGTGGAGTACGAGGTGCGCTCCTGCATGTGTCACCAGCTGGAGAACATCGCCAGGGGAATcgg tGTGGACCACACCAAGGCGGTGGTCTTGCCCGAGCTGGTGGAGCTGGCCCGGGATGAGGGGAGCACCGTGCGGCTAGCTGCCTTCGACACCATCGTGAACTTACTGGAGATGTTTGACAACG ATGACCGGACTCGTGTTATATTTCCTCTAGTGAAggcattctgtgaaaaatgtttcaaagcTGATGAAGCAGTCCTGGCCTCTCTGTCGTTTCAGTATGGAAGGCTGTGTCATGGCCTCTCAG GGAGCTTCACAGAGGAGCAGCACCTGTGGTTCCTTGAGTTCTATAAGAAGCTGTGCATTCTGGGCCTTCACCTGGAGAACGGACACTGTGAGAGCCAGGCGTACCCACTTGAGCTGGAGAGGAAGTACGAGCTGGTGCGCAAGAACTGTGCCTACAACTTCCCC GCCATGGTGTTATTCGCGGACCCTAAATGCTTCCTGTCGGAGCTTTACCCCACTTTCTCCAGCCTGTGTAACGATCCAGAAATTTCCGTCCGGCGCACAGTGGCTGCTGGCTTCCATGAA GTTGTTAAACTGTTGGGCCCCAATGTGCATTACATTCACAAGGAGCTGGTGGCTTTGCTGCAGGACGACTCCCTGGAG GTGCTGGACGCTTTGACGAACACGCTGCAGGAGACTCTGGAGCTGGCCACGTCGAGAGGAGAGGGCGCTGGGACCGAGAGCAAG CAGGTGAGCGTGCCGGAGCTGATACCGGCTCTGGCAGCTGCTGAGCAGAAGATGGCCGCCTCGCTGCGCTGGCGGGTCCACGAGAAGCTGCTACAGAGGTACTCCTGCCTGCCTCGCATCATCTCCGGGGATCAGATCTACTTCCGCTTCCTGCAGCGAATgttcaccatcatcaccaccaac AACGCCCTCCCTGTCCAGAGGGAGGCGACCAGGACACTGTGCGTCTTTCTGCGCTACAACCGCAAGCTGGAGCAGCGGCAGGAGATCATCAGCAAAGTGGTGGACC AGCTGGCCCAAGGCAGGAGTTACTGGAACAGGCTGCGGTACCTGGACCTCTGTGAGATCGCCATGGAGCTCTTCTCAAAGTCCTACTTCTGTAAGAACTTCCTGGTCCCTGCCCTGGAGCTGGTCAACGACCCCGTAGCCAACGTCAG GTATAAGCTGTGCTGCCTGTTGCCCAGGCTGAAGTCCACCATCAGACTGCCCACAGAGAAGCCCATGCTGCAGCAGCTGGAGTTCTGCGTGCGCAGGCTGCTCTGCAGGGAGAAGGACAAGGACGTGGTGGCCACCATCCGCAAG ATAGTGTTGGAATTGGATAAAATCGACATGACGGAGCCA TATCACAAGAGGCACGAGAGGGACCTGCTGGAccagaagaaggagaaggaggagaaccTGCTTCTGGAGATG TTGGAAAGGCAACAAAGTGAAGGAAAGCTCACAACGGACAAACATTCGGAAAAGAAAC GCAAAGAGATGAAGAAGGCCAAACTGGCACGGAGCCGATCCCTCAGCAGCCACCCCACAACACCCAAGATGGTCAATTCAGACAAGCCATC AAAAGGGAAGGAGACAGATGGTTGTCCGGCACCACGAAGAGCCAGCCTGCATCCCGTCAGCG ACGAGAGTTTGCGGTCACACCACTTCAGCACCACATCCACGGCCATGTCCACCACACCTTCGGCCTCCATGCCCGTCCTGATCCGCAgcaacaccaccaacaccctGGACCACCGGAGCAACGGAGGCAAGGACACGCAGTCCAGAAAGCTCTCGAT ACAGAGGAAGTCGAACTCGTTTGGGATGCAGTCCGGCAGGgagtga
- the ppp4r4 gene encoding serine/threonine-protein phosphatase 4 regulatory subunit 4 isoform X2 produces MFLSKMTFNQSSLFGQIDDLQDLAIIERPIRRSLKTAEEIEKLTVDEDLNDIERAVYLLSSGQDVQRASVVVNLPNLVRQNPAETFRRVVPKVREVLHVAGVEMQLAAAGSFLTILQDDIILIQTHTHSILQIVLLNLDHRDAVVSNAWLETLLSAIDALPKETIRQEILNPLVSKAQLSQSVQARLASCRILGKVAGKFESQIVKKDLLPLVRSLCQDVEYEVRSCMCHQLENIARGIGVDHTKAVVLPELVELARDEGSTVRLAAFDTIVNLLEMFDNDDRTRVIFPLVKAFCEKCFKADEAVLASLSFQYGRLCHGLSGSFTEEQHLWFLEFYKKLCILGLHLENGHCESQAYPLELERKYELVRKNCAYNFPAMVLFADPKCFLSELYPTFSSLCNDPEISVRRTVAAGFHEVVKLLGPNVHYIHKELVALLQDDSLEVLDALTNTLQETLELATSRGEGAGTESKVSVPELIPALAAAEQKMAASLRWRVHEKLLQRYSCLPRIISGDQIYFRFLQRMFTIITTNNALPVQREATRTLCVFLRYNRKLEQRQEIISKVVDQLAQGRSYWNRLRYLDLCEIAMELFSKSYFCKNFLVPALELVNDPVANVRYKLCCLLPRLKSTIRLPTEKPMLQQLEFCVRRLLCREKDKDVVATIRKIVLELDKIDMTEPYHKRHERDLLDQKKEKEENLLLEMEQLERQQSEGKLTTDKHSEKKRRDSKAGLSVPKNMSGSTSGATLSSSAGKEMKKAKLARSRSLSSHPTTPKMVNSDKPSKGKETDGCPAPRRASLHPVSDESLRSHHFSTTSTAMSTTPSASMPVLIRSNTTNTLDHRSNGGKDTQSRKLSIQRKSNSFGMQSGRE; encoded by the exons CTCGGGTCAGGATGTACAGCGGGCCAGTGTGGTCGTCAACCTGCCCAACCTGGTACGGCAGAATCCAGCCGAAACCTTCCGGAGGGTCGTGCCAAAAGTCAGG gaagtgctgCACGTTGCCGGGGTGGAGATGCAGCTCGCTGCTGCTGGCTCCTTCCTCACCATCCTCCAGGATGACATCATTCTcatccagacacacacccactccaTCCTGCAGATTGTGCTCCTCAATCTGGATCACAGGGATGCAG TGGTCAGCAATGCGTGGCTGGAAACATTACTATCAGCAATCGATGCTTTACCAAAGGAAACTATCAGGCAAGAG ATCCTGAACCCGCTGGTGTCCAAAGCTCAGCTGTCCCAGTCTGTGCAGGCCCGTCTGGCCAGCTGTCGGATCCTGGGGAAGGTGGCCGGCAAGTTTGAGTCTCAGAT AGTGAAGAAGGACTTGCTGCCTCTGGTCAGGTCGCTGTGTCAGGATGTGGAGTACGAGGTGCGCTCCTGCATGTGTCACCAGCTGGAGAACATCGCCAGGGGAATcgg tGTGGACCACACCAAGGCGGTGGTCTTGCCCGAGCTGGTGGAGCTGGCCCGGGATGAGGGGAGCACCGTGCGGCTAGCTGCCTTCGACACCATCGTGAACTTACTGGAGATGTTTGACAACG ATGACCGGACTCGTGTTATATTTCCTCTAGTGAAggcattctgtgaaaaatgtttcaaagcTGATGAAGCAGTCCTGGCCTCTCTGTCGTTTCAGTATGGAAGGCTGTGTCATGGCCTCTCAG GGAGCTTCACAGAGGAGCAGCACCTGTGGTTCCTTGAGTTCTATAAGAAGCTGTGCATTCTGGGCCTTCACCTGGAGAACGGACACTGTGAGAGCCAGGCGTACCCACTTGAGCTGGAGAGGAAGTACGAGCTGGTGCGCAAGAACTGTGCCTACAACTTCCCC GCCATGGTGTTATTCGCGGACCCTAAATGCTTCCTGTCGGAGCTTTACCCCACTTTCTCCAGCCTGTGTAACGATCCAGAAATTTCCGTCCGGCGCACAGTGGCTGCTGGCTTCCATGAA GTTGTTAAACTGTTGGGCCCCAATGTGCATTACATTCACAAGGAGCTGGTGGCTTTGCTGCAGGACGACTCCCTGGAG GTGCTGGACGCTTTGACGAACACGCTGCAGGAGACTCTGGAGCTGGCCACGTCGAGAGGAGAGGGCGCTGGGACCGAGAGCAAG GTGAGCGTGCCGGAGCTGATACCGGCTCTGGCAGCTGCTGAGCAGAAGATGGCCGCCTCGCTGCGCTGGCGGGTCCACGAGAAGCTGCTACAGAGGTACTCCTGCCTGCCTCGCATCATCTCCGGGGATCAGATCTACTTCCGCTTCCTGCAGCGAATgttcaccatcatcaccaccaac AACGCCCTCCCTGTCCAGAGGGAGGCGACCAGGACACTGTGCGTCTTTCTGCGCTACAACCGCAAGCTGGAGCAGCGGCAGGAGATCATCAGCAAAGTGGTGGACC AGCTGGCCCAAGGCAGGAGTTACTGGAACAGGCTGCGGTACCTGGACCTCTGTGAGATCGCCATGGAGCTCTTCTCAAAGTCCTACTTCTGTAAGAACTTCCTGGTCCCTGCCCTGGAGCTGGTCAACGACCCCGTAGCCAACGTCAG GTATAAGCTGTGCTGCCTGTTGCCCAGGCTGAAGTCCACCATCAGACTGCCCACAGAGAAGCCCATGCTGCAGCAGCTGGAGTTCTGCGTGCGCAGGCTGCTCTGCAGGGAGAAGGACAAGGACGTGGTGGCCACCATCCGCAAG ATAGTGTTGGAATTGGATAAAATCGACATGACGGAGCCA TATCACAAGAGGCACGAGAGGGACCTGCTGGAccagaagaaggagaaggaggagaaccTGCTTCTGGAGATG GAACAGTTGGAAAGGCAACAAAGTGAAGGAAAGCTCACAACGGACAAACATTCGGAAAAGAAAC GCAGGGACAGTAAGGCTGGGTTGTCTGTACCCAAAAACATGTCAGGATCCACATCAGGAGCTACTCTGTCCTCCTCGGCTG GCAAAGAGATGAAGAAGGCCAAACTGGCACGGAGCCGATCCCTCAGCAGCCACCCCACAACACCCAAGATGGTCAATTCAGACAAGCCATC AAAAGGGAAGGAGACAGATGGTTGTCCGGCACCACGAAGAGCCAGCCTGCATCCCGTCAGCG ACGAGAGTTTGCGGTCACACCACTTCAGCACCACATCCACGGCCATGTCCACCACACCTTCGGCCTCCATGCCCGTCCTGATCCGCAgcaacaccaccaacaccctGGACCACCGGAGCAACGGAGGCAAGGACACGCAGTCCAGAAAGCTCTCGAT ACAGAGGAAGTCGAACTCGTTTGGGATGCAGTCCGGCAGGgagtga